The following are encoded in a window of Cydia splendana chromosome 6, ilCydSple1.2, whole genome shotgun sequence genomic DNA:
- the LOC134791365 gene encoding WD repeat-containing protein 13-like, whose protein sequence is MAAAFQQQIFALDARFNAYRAPNNPNFKTLYIRRRSQLLRENAKFKDIETIKKYLHIRSQLLQRRYGVQDNISISSASSRQRSSSKASLALDDFPQSSNNKKKNEMSISENYAFTGVHHIFDQHSEQVSVVKFANNDRSKLACASHDGSVSICDVTATPPRVSFVLEGHTQPVTGCDWSASNELVVSVGLDGLLVVWDVARRVRLRAVQDQLRAPLLAVAFQPANNNMVIAGNAKGMVEVLNVSTGIYPRGGSSILGGRVLSIACESSGRMFWAANDKGVIVSYRLEGCGGALSKLRRCCVDGAVSCLSWSPWLARHPALLASVATDTLYLFRIADRDGTLALKKRFSTMHREHSVKSTFCPIMSFRRGVCVVTGSEDATVYFLDIEGTSNQPVVNKLQGHASPVLGVSFSYDESLLATSDASGLVIIWRRP, encoded by the exons ATGGCAGCAGCCTTTCAACAACAAATATTTGCTTTAGACGCTCGCTTCAATGCTTACAGGGCTCCGAATAATCCCAACTTCA AAACCTTGTACATACGAAGACGCAGTCAATTGCTGAGAGAGAATGCTAAATTCAAA GACATAGAGACCATAAAGAAGTATCTCCATATCCGGAGCCAGCTGCTGCAGCGCCGCTATGGTGTCCAAGACAATATATCAATCAGCTCGGCTTCCTCGCGCCAAAGATCTAGCAGTAAG GCAAGTCTGGCGCTTGATGACTTCCCTCAGAGCTCCAACAACAAGAAGAAAAATGAAATGTCAATATCAGAGAACTATGCATTCACTGGGGTACACCATATTTTTGACCAG cACTCAGAGCAAGTGAGCGTAGTGAAGTTTGCCAACAACGACCGTTCTAAATTAGCTTGTGCGTCACACGACGGCTCGGTGTCCATCTGCGACGTGACGGCGACCCCGCCGCGCGTCAGCTTCGTGTTGGAGGGACACACGCAGCCCGTCACAG GCTGCGACTGGTCGGCGTCGAACGAGCTGGTGGTGTCGGTGGGGCTGGACGGGCTGCTGGTGGTGTGGGACGTGGCGCGGCGCGTGCGCCTGCGCGCCGTGCAGGACCAGCTGCGCGCGCCGCTGCTCGCCGTCGCCTTCCAGCCCGCCAACAACAACATGGTCATT GCAGGAAATGCGAAGGGGATGGTGGAAGTGTTGAACGTGTCCACAGGAATATACCCGAGAG gCGGGAGCAGCATTCTGGGCGGACGAGTTCTTTCGATAGCCTGCGAATCGAGCGGACGAATGTTTTGGGCTGCTAACGACAAG GGTGTGATAGTGAGCTACCGGCTGGAGGGGTGCGGGGGCGCGCTGAGCAAGCTGCGGCGCTGCTGCGTGGACGGCGCCGTGTCGTGCCTGAGCTGGAGCCCCTGGCTGGCGCGCCACCCCGCGCTGCTCGCCAGCGTCGCCACCGACACGCTCTACCTGTTCAG GATCGCGGACCGCGACGGCACCCTGGCCCTGAAGAAGCGGTTCTCCACCATGCACCGCGAGCACAGCGTCAAGTCCACGTTCTGCCCCATCATGTCGTTCCGGCGCGGCGTGTGCGTGGTGACGGGCAGCGAGGATGCCACCGTATACTTCCTGGACATTGAGGGCACTTCTAATCAGCCTGTAGTTAATAAGCTGCAAG GGCACGCGTCGCCGGTGCTGGGCGTGAGCTTCAGCTACGACGAGAGCCTGCTGGCCACCAGCGACGCCTCCGGCCTCGTCATCATCTGGCGGCGACCCTGA